Proteins encoded by one window of Chryseobacterium foetidum:
- a CDS encoding 3-hydroxybutyryl-CoA dehydrogenase — MKNIVVIGAGTMGNGIAHTFAQSGFKVNLVDISQDALDKGLKTITTNLDRIIAKGNLTEDQKAETLGNISTFTELKNAVTDADLVVEAATENQDLKLKIFAQMDEFAPENCILSTNTSSISITKIAAATKRADKVIGMHFMNPVPIMKLVEIIKGYSTSKETFDAIYEMSKTLGKVPVEVNDYPGFVANRILMPMINESIETLYNGVAGVEEIDTVMKLGMAHPMGPLQLADFIGLDVCLAILNVMYDGFKNPKYAPNPLLVNMVMAGKLGVKSGEGFYDYSESKKAEKVAKMFAKK, encoded by the coding sequence ATCAAAAACATTGTAGTTATCGGCGCAGGAACCATGGGAAATGGGATTGCACACACTTTCGCACAAAGCGGTTTTAAAGTAAATCTTGTAGATATTTCTCAGGATGCTTTAGATAAAGGTTTAAAAACGATAACCACCAATCTTGACAGAATTATTGCAAAAGGAAACCTTACAGAAGACCAAAAAGCTGAAACTTTAGGAAATATTTCAACTTTTACAGAGTTGAAGAACGCTGTAACCGATGCGGATCTTGTAGTGGAAGCTGCAACGGAAAATCAGGATCTGAAACTGAAAATCTTCGCTCAGATGGATGAATTTGCTCCTGAAAACTGCATTTTATCTACAAACACTTCATCTATTTCTATTACTAAAATTGCTGCCGCTACAAAAAGAGCAGACAAAGTAATCGGGATGCACTTTATGAATCCGGTTCCGATTATGAAACTGGTGGAAATCATCAAAGGATATTCTACTTCAAAGGAAACTTTCGATGCGATCTACGAAATGAGCAAAACTTTAGGTAAAGTTCCCGTTGAAGTGAACGATTATCCGGGTTTTGTGGCGAACAGAATTTTGATGCCAATGATCAACGAATCCATCGAAACTTTGTACAACGGCGTTGCGGGTGTTGAGGAAATTGATACGGTGATGAAGCTTGGAATGGCTCATCCGATGGGACCGCTTCAGTTGGCAGATTTTATTGGTCTTGATGTTTGTCTGGCCATTTTAAATGTAATGTACGACGGCTTCAAAAATCCGAAATATGCCCCAAATCCATTGTTGGTGAACATGGTGATGGCAGGGAAATTAGGAGTTAAATCCGGTGAAGGTTTCTATGATTATTCCGAAAGCAAAAAAGCTGAAAAAGTAGCAAAGATGTTTGCGAAAAAGTAG
- a CDS encoding hemolysin family protein, translating into MEILVIIALIVLNGIFSMSEMALVSSKKYKLETASKKGLSNAKTALKLAGNPNKFLSTVQIGITLIGILLGIFSGDRLISDLERQLLNLGINADYVHGVASFLIVFTVTFVSIVFGELIPKRLGLKFPERISIFIARPMYWLSAVASPFVWLLTVTNNLFLKIFGIYNDHKEAITEEEIKSLIKEGSEGGIIEDKEHDILRNAFDLGDRKVNSIITHRTKIISLDLKDDCRTVKEKIKNASFSTYPVTENGNIDHIVGIVKMKDLFDFCEDGFSLGDHMHKTIFVSENSFIYPLLQSFQDTKSHIAVVIDEYGSTKGIVTLNDILDDLVGTVSHEIDTEPEIIQRDETSWLIDGKCTIYDFKKYFDIEVDEEIESKFVSVSGLFFNEAEGIPKTGDKVKISHLLLEIVDKDGNRVDKILATKIDETSEII; encoded by the coding sequence ATGGAAATTCTCGTCATTATTGCGCTGATTGTTCTCAACGGAATTTTTTCAATGTCTGAAATGGCATTGGTTTCCTCTAAAAAATACAAGCTTGAAACAGCCTCCAAAAAAGGTCTGTCAAATGCCAAAACTGCCCTGAAACTTGCCGGAAATCCAAACAAATTTCTTTCTACCGTTCAGATTGGGATAACTTTGATCGGAATTCTCCTCGGTATTTTTTCGGGTGACAGGCTTATTTCCGATCTTGAAAGACAGCTTTTGAATCTGGGAATAAATGCAGATTACGTTCACGGCGTTGCTTCATTTCTCATTGTTTTCACCGTTACATTTGTTTCCATTGTTTTTGGCGAACTCATCCCGAAACGTCTGGGGCTGAAATTTCCGGAAAGAATTTCCATATTCATCGCAAGACCGATGTACTGGCTTTCTGCTGTTGCTTCGCCTTTCGTTTGGCTTTTGACGGTTACTAACAATTTGTTTTTAAAGATTTTCGGAATTTACAATGACCACAAGGAAGCCATTACCGAAGAAGAAATAAAATCTCTGATCAAAGAAGGAAGCGAAGGCGGAATCATCGAAGATAAAGAACATGATATTCTCAGAAATGCTTTTGATCTTGGTGACAGAAAGGTCAATTCCATCATCACCCACCGCACAAAAATAATTTCTCTTGATTTAAAAGACGACTGCAGGACTGTGAAAGAGAAAATAAAAAACGCCTCTTTTTCCACCTATCCGGTTACCGAAAACGGAAATATTGATCATATTGTCGGGATTGTGAAGATGAAAGATCTCTTCGATTTTTGTGAAGACGGATTTTCACTGGGTGATCACATGCACAAAACGATTTTCGTAAGTGAAAATTCTTTTATTTATCCGCTTTTGCAGAGTTTTCAGGATACCAAATCGCATATTGCTGTTGTGATTGATGAATATGGAAGTACAAAAGGAATTGTTACTTTAAATGACATTCTCGATGATCTTGTGGGAACTGTTTCACATGAAATTGATACCGAACCGGAAATTATTCAGCGTGATGAAACTTCGTGGCTGATTGACGGAAAATGTACAATTTATGATTTTAAAAAGTATTTCGACATCGAAGTGGATGAAGAGATTGAAAGCAAATTTGTAAGTGTTTCGGGTTTGTTTTTCAATGAAGCTGAAGGCATTCCCAAAACGGGTGACAAAGTAAAAATCAGCCATCTTCTTCTGGAAATCGTAGACAAAGACGGCAATCGTGTAGATAAGATTTTAGCAACAAAAATTGATGAAACTTCGGAGATTATTTAG
- a CDS encoding S41 family peptidase has product MKKFSLLAVLAVIISCNSVQKYNRQRETKLPPNELKDDVDYAYEKLKELHPNLFWYVSEKDLNKKFDSLKLSITDSLSPVDFYFKIQPVVADVREGHLAVRIPGKRYSNKEIRGMKNKKGLFTRLDYYVENQKLFVKANKDSIENILPGTEILAINGVPVENYIKKYRKLMTSDGYNSTFYPYYLKDSFFNYYSAENGFMDSAKIETRYEDVIKTVHLTRESKSEADKEKDKAQKKLNTEKRTNDYVAATDSYNRTFKYLDEDSTIAYIKVKSFSRSYSDRFYKETFQKIKDKKATHLVIDVRENYGGSLSEINNLYSYLAKEPFTLVNKPEMTSRYSPLKTNYFRKTSPVGYLIKGILSPFVFTRQLFVSKKGKDGKVYYRMKQSKETKPKETAFHGKVYVLINGGSFSASSIITSKLKNDQRAILVGEETGGANDGTVAGFYSYQSLPNSKLQLPIGLLLVQPNIDFTGTKKGVRPNVEILNNLESTLNKQDPQLDWIKAEIEKEKAGN; this is encoded by the coding sequence TTGAAAAAATTTTCTTTATTAGCCGTACTAGCCGTCATTATATCGTGCAATTCTGTACAGAAATACAACCGTCAGCGGGAAACAAAATTACCTCCAAACGAACTTAAAGATGATGTAGATTATGCCTACGAAAAGCTTAAAGAACTTCATCCGAACTTATTTTGGTACGTATCTGAAAAAGATTTAAATAAAAAATTTGACAGCCTGAAACTGAGCATTACAGATTCACTTTCACCAGTGGATTTTTATTTTAAAATACAGCCTGTCGTGGCGGATGTCAGAGAGGGGCATTTGGCAGTGAGAATTCCGGGAAAAAGATATTCCAACAAGGAAATCCGTGGGATGAAAAATAAAAAAGGTCTGTTTACGAGACTGGATTATTATGTTGAAAACCAAAAATTGTTTGTAAAAGCAAATAAGGATTCAATAGAAAACATTCTTCCGGGAACAGAAATTCTTGCAATCAACGGCGTTCCTGTGGAAAATTATATTAAGAAATACAGAAAACTGATGACGAGTGACGGATATAATTCTACATTTTATCCGTACTATCTGAAAGACAGTTTTTTCAATTATTATTCCGCTGAAAACGGGTTTATGGACAGTGCTAAGATTGAAACAAGGTACGAAGATGTCATTAAAACAGTTCATCTTACCCGCGAATCCAAATCTGAGGCCGATAAAGAAAAAGACAAGGCGCAAAAGAAATTAAATACAGAAAAACGAACAAACGATTACGTCGCCGCAACGGATTCTTACAACAGAACCTTCAAATATCTGGATGAAGACAGCACGATTGCTTATATTAAAGTGAAAAGTTTCTCAAGATCTTACTCCGACCGTTTTTACAAGGAAACTTTTCAGAAAATAAAAGATAAAAAAGCAACTCATCTGGTCATCGATGTTCGCGAAAATTATGGTGGTTCACTATCTGAAATCAATAATCTCTATTCGTATCTGGCAAAAGAACCTTTTACTTTGGTTAATAAGCCTGAGATGACATCAAGATACAGTCCGCTGAAGACCAATTATTTCAGAAAAACCAGTCCGGTTGGATATTTAATCAAAGGAATTTTGTCGCCATTTGTTTTTACCAGACAACTTTTCGTCAGTAAAAAAGGAAAAGACGGAAAAGTGTATTACAGAATGAAACAAAGCAAGGAAACGAAGCCAAAGGAAACTGCTTTTCACGGGAAAGTATATGTTTTGATCAACGGCGGAAGTTTTTCAGCATCATCAATCATTACTTCCAAACTTAAAAATGACCAGCGCGCAATCCTGGTGGGCGAAGAAACAGGCGGAGCGAATGACGGAACGGTTGCGGGATTTTATTCTTACCAAAGTCTTCCAAATTCCAAACTTCAGCTTCCGATCGGATTACTTTTAGTACAGCCAAATATTGATTTTACAGGAACCAAAAAGGGGGTTAGGCCCAATGTTGAAATTTTAAACAATCTCGAAAGCACTTTAAACAAACAGGATCCGCAACTGGACTGGATTAAGGCTGAGATTGAGAAGGAGAAAGCGGGAAATTGA
- a CDS encoding alpha/beta fold hydrolase, producing MPYITKENDKDFNLYYEDYGSGQPIVLIHGWPLSGRSWELQIPTLTDLGYRVITYDRRGFGKSFPTGDLYDYNALTADLHELITQLELKHVILMGFSMGGGEVVRYFTNFGSENIDKVALIASIIPLVKQKNDNPDGVPLDDLNGILESLKKERVTFLETFHKNFYNYGLLSQTVTQAQLNYDWQTSSQASPLATIKTAEAWADTDFRSELANVDKKTLIVHGDDDQIVPIETSARQAATGIASNEFIVVEGAPHGLNVTHADKLNEILRRFLTSN from the coding sequence ATGCCTTACATCACAAAAGAAAATGACAAAGATTTTAATCTGTATTACGAAGATTACGGTTCCGGACAGCCGATTGTACTGATTCATGGCTGGCCGTTGAGCGGAAGAAGCTGGGAACTTCAGATTCCCACACTTACCGACTTGGGCTACAGAGTGATTACTTACGACAGAAGAGGTTTCGGAAAGTCTTTTCCAACGGGAGATTTATACGACTATAATGCATTAACTGCCGATTTGCACGAGTTGATTACACAGCTGGAGCTAAAACATGTTATTCTAATGGGCTTCTCAATGGGTGGTGGCGAAGTGGTGAGATATTTTACCAATTTCGGTTCAGAAAACATTGATAAAGTGGCTTTAATTGCATCAATTATTCCTCTGGTAAAACAGAAAAATGATAATCCTGACGGTGTTCCTTTGGATGATTTAAACGGAATTTTAGAAAGTCTGAAAAAAGAGAGAGTTACTTTTCTTGAAACGTTCCACAAAAATTTCTACAACTACGGATTATTGTCTCAAACAGTCACTCAGGCACAATTGAATTACGATTGGCAGACTTCTTCGCAGGCATCGCCATTGGCGACGATCAAAACAGCAGAAGCGTGGGCTGATACGGATTTCCGTTCGGAACTGGCGAATGTTGATAAGAAAACATTAATTGTTCACGGTGACGACGATCAGATTGTTCCGATAGAAACTTCCGCGAGACAGGCTGCAACAGGCATTGCAAGCAACGAATTTATCGTAGTTGAAGGTGCTCCACACGGACTTAACGTAACCCATGCAGACAAGTTAAACGAAATTCTGCGCAGATTTTTGACTTCAAATTAG
- a CDS encoding MFS transporter, translated as MLTEKNRFIATVLAFAVIPMSGLATDIYLPSMPSMARDLHLPESSIQLTLSLFLISYGVTQFFAGSVVDSYGRYRITLISLALFVISFLITANTANIYVIYAMRILQGVLSGFAVVAKRAFFVDVYEGDERKHYLSIMTIVWSVGPIIAPFIGGYLQKIFGWESNFYVLAGYSFILLISEYFFSGETLKLKKVLSLSLLKKEYNMMFRAKDFFYGMLMCGLSYSMIMFFNLCGSFIIEHKMGYSEVVAGYVSLILGFAWMLGGFIGKALINKAFLPKIRIANFLQIGLIGIMIFASFFLNTIYSLVAFAFVIHVTAGFIFNNYFSYCIGRFPNSAGIAGGSTGGMAFIITSAISYGVVAVLKPEIQLDVAEGYLVMGILGLLVLSLIKFRKAHI; from the coding sequence ATGCTTACAGAGAAAAACAGATTTATTGCGACAGTTTTGGCGTTTGCAGTGATACCGATGTCTGGTCTGGCGACCGATATTTATTTGCCAAGTATGCCGAGCATGGCGAGAGATCTTCATCTTCCTGAAAGCAGCATCCAGCTTACACTTTCTCTTTTTCTCATCAGCTATGGCGTGACGCAGTTTTTTGCGGGAAGCGTTGTAGATTCTTACGGTCGTTACAGGATTACACTTATTTCACTGGCTCTTTTTGTGATTTCATTTTTAATCACTGCCAATACAGCAAATATTTATGTGATTTATGCGATGAGAATTCTTCAGGGCGTACTTTCGGGATTTGCAGTGGTCGCCAAAAGAGCTTTCTTTGTGGATGTCTACGAAGGCGATGAGCGCAAACATTATCTCAGCATTATGACGATCGTATGGTCTGTAGGTCCCATCATTGCTCCGTTTATCGGTGGTTATCTGCAGAAAATTTTTGGTTGGGAATCCAATTTTTATGTGCTGGCAGGTTACAGTTTTATCCTTTTGATATCTGAATATTTTTTCTCCGGTGAAACTTTAAAATTGAAAAAAGTTTTAAGTTTAAGTCTGCTGAAAAAGGAATACAACATGATGTTCAGAGCAAAAGATTTCTTCTACGGAATGCTGATGTGCGGTCTGAGTTACTCGATGATTATGTTTTTTAATCTCTGCGGATCGTTCATCATCGAGCACAAAATGGGATATTCTGAAGTGGTTGCCGGCTATGTTTCCTTAATTTTAGGTTTTGCGTGGATGCTCGGCGGTTTTATTGGTAAAGCTTTAATCAATAAAGCATTTTTACCTAAAATAAGAATTGCTAATTTTTTGCAGATCGGTTTAATTGGAATAATGATTTTCGCATCGTTTTTTCTGAATACCATTTACAGCCTCGTCGCTTTTGCATTTGTTATTCATGTGACAGCAGGATTTATTTTCAACAATTATTTCTCGTACTGTATCGGAAGATTTCCAAACTCTGCGGGAATTGCGGGTGGATCAACCGGCGGGATGGCTTTCATCATCACTTCTGCAATCAGCTATGGAGTTGTGGCTGTTTTAAAACCTGAAATCCAACTCGACGTTGCCGAAGGGTATCTGGTGATGGGAATTTTAGGGCTGTTGGTTTTAAGTTTAATTAAATTCAGAAAGGCGCATATCTGA
- a CDS encoding GNAT family N-acetyltransferase yields the protein MDNVTFKISEYQDELQMFKDGEKVGYMSIAVDGRLINVYYTKINPELEGQGYAKLLLDELVRFAEDKDYMIDPECDFVRQQLENHPKRYRGIWHD from the coding sequence ATGGATAATGTAACTTTCAAAATATCAGAATATCAGGATGAGCTTCAAATGTTTAAAGACGGCGAGAAGGTCGGTTACATGTCGATTGCGGTAGACGGCAGGCTCATCAACGTTTATTACACAAAAATAAACCCCGAACTGGAAGGTCAGGGTTATGCCAAATTACTGCTTGACGAGCTTGTGCGTTTTGCCGAAGACAAAGATTATATGATCGATCCGGAGTGTGATTTTGTAAGACAGCAGCTCGAAAACCATCCAAAAAGATACAGGGGAATCTGGCATGATTAG
- a CDS encoding RNA polymerase sigma factor: MNFEKEFLERIEKHKGIIFKISKMYMDDSEDRADLFQEITFQVWKAYPKFRGESEFSTWLYRIALNTAIVFLKSEKKRSFIGNEDFSNYKIVQDEYDLEKEDKLNKMYKAINQLNAIDKAFIFYYLEDFSGKQIADQMGISEGNVRVKMNRAKNKLKEILSR, encoded by the coding sequence ATGAACTTCGAAAAAGAATTTTTAGAACGTATTGAAAAACATAAAGGAATCATCTTTAAGATTTCGAAAATGTACATGGACGATTCTGAAGACCGCGCTGATCTTTTTCAGGAAATAACATTTCAGGTCTGGAAGGCATATCCAAAATTCCGCGGAGAATCTGAATTTTCGACATGGCTTTACAGAATTGCTCTGAACACCGCAATTGTATTTTTAAAATCTGAAAAGAAAAGAAGTTTCATCGGAAATGAGGATTTTTCAAACTATAAAATTGTTCAGGATGAATATGATCTGGAGAAAGAGGACAAACTCAACAAAATGTATAAAGCTATCAACCAACTGAATGCCATAGACAAAGCTTTTATTTTTTATTATCTCGAAGATTTCTCTGGAAAACAGATTGCCGACCAGATGGGGATTTCCGAAGGAAACGTGAGGGTAAAAATGAACAGAGCGAAAAATAAACTGAAAGAAATTTTGAGTAGATAA
- a CDS encoding VOC family protein has translation MKFKQIWANFAVENLERTEKFYKDLGLKLNYSGVEKSDKPKLVSFFFGESDFVIHFFEKTQLEFAMNGKVSDTQNGNEIIFSISAETVDEVNEWAEKVLIAGGKIHKEAKRQEDGFYYCVFADPDGHKFNVLLVEKGM, from the coding sequence ATGAAATTCAAACAAATCTGGGCAAATTTTGCCGTAGAAAATCTTGAGAGAACAGAAAAATTCTATAAAGATTTAGGTTTAAAATTAAATTATTCCGGTGTTGAAAAATCGGACAAACCAAAGCTCGTGAGTTTTTTCTTTGGTGAATCTGATTTTGTAATTCACTTTTTCGAAAAAACACAGCTTGAATTTGCAATGAATGGAAAAGTTAGCGATACGCAAAATGGTAATGAAATTATCTTCTCCATTTCGGCTGAAACTGTGGACGAAGTAAATGAATGGGCTGAAAAAGTCTTGATTGCAGGTGGAAAAATTCACAAAGAAGCCAAAAGACAGGAAGACGGTTTTTACTATTGTGTTTTTGCTGATCCGGACGGGCACAAATTTAATGTCTTATTAGTGGAAAAAGGGATGTAA
- a CDS encoding MBL fold metallo-hydrolase produces the protein MLYLLILVLALAGFAYYVLSQEVFGAKPQGKRLEKMLLSQNYKNGQFQNLSVTPQLAEGQSMPKVMFNFLFGKKNPDLKPKNNIPFVETDLKNLNKEENVFIWFGHSSYFIQLNGVRFLVDPVFSKFGSPFKFFNKAFSGADFYTADQMPEIDYLVITHDHYDHLDYPTVKSLKNKVKQVILPLGVGSHFEKWGYAEEQLLEEDWGGNFVLKNNLQITFTPARHFSGRKFSRNNTLWSSFVLQSSDKKIFLGGDSGYASHFKMIGEKHGPFDFAILENGQYNEAWKYIHALPEDVIQASEDLNAKKIIPVHSAKFALALHAWNEPLQKVAEFAQKKNLPVLTPKIGQILNLDQENNTFEKWWK, from the coding sequence ATGCTCTATTTATTGATTTTGGTTTTGGCACTTGCCGGATTTGCGTATTACGTTTTATCACAGGAAGTTTTCGGTGCGAAGCCTCAGGGAAAGCGTCTGGAGAAAATGCTTCTGTCTCAGAATTACAAAAACGGACAGTTTCAGAATCTTAGTGTGACGCCACAACTTGCAGAGGGTCAAAGTATGCCGAAAGTGATGTTTAATTTTCTTTTCGGTAAAAAAAATCCGGATTTGAAACCCAAAAACAATATTCCGTTCGTGGAAACTGATCTTAAAAATTTAAATAAAGAAGAAAATGTTTTTATCTGGTTTGGGCATTCATCGTATTTTATACAATTAAATGGCGTGCGGTTTCTTGTGGATCCTGTCTTCAGTAAATTCGGTTCGCCTTTCAAATTTTTCAACAAGGCTTTTTCTGGTGCAGATTTCTATACTGCTGACCAGATGCCTGAAATAGATTATCTCGTAATAACCCATGATCACTATGATCATTTGGATTATCCAACTGTAAAAAGTTTAAAAAATAAAGTGAAACAGGTGATTCTTCCTTTGGGAGTTGGTTCTCATTTTGAAAAGTGGGGTTATGCAGAAGAACAGCTTTTGGAAGAAGACTGGGGCGGAAATTTTGTTCTGAAAAACAATCTTCAGATCACATTCACGCCTGCGAGACATTTTTCCGGACGAAAATTTAGCAGAAACAATACGCTTTGGTCTTCTTTTGTGTTGCAGAGTTCTGATAAGAAAATATTTTTGGGTGGCGACAGCGGTTACGCCAGCCATTTTAAAATGATTGGTGAAAAGCATGGCCCTTTTGATTTTGCCATCCTTGAAAACGGGCAGTACAACGAGGCGTGGAAGTACATTCATGCACTTCCGGAAGACGTTATTCAGGCTTCTGAAGATTTGAATGCGAAGAAAATAATTCCAGTACATTCAGCGAAATTCGCATTGGCACTTCATGCATGGAATGAACCTTTACAGAAAGTTGCGGAATTTGCACAAAAGAAAAATCTACCCGTTCTCACACCGAAAATCGGACAGATTTTAAATTTAGATCAGGAAAACAATACGTTTGAAAAGTGGTGGAAATAG